DNA from bacterium:
TTAGTATCTCTATTTTTAGCAGAATCCCAGGTTAGCGACCCAATTCCAGGTAATCCAAACATCTGCTCAACAATAACTGTGCCACTGATTAGAATTACTAAATGTGAAGATATTACTCGCGATATAAGAATAATAAGGCTATATTTTAAATGTTTCCATACCTTCGCTCCTTTAGCTATAGCCATAAGGATATAAGGTTCTCTCTTAATAGCTATAATCTCTTCTTTTGAATGCCTAACCATTTCATTCAATGTTCCTTCAAAGATACCAAGTATTACACCTGGCACTAGATAGTGAAACAATTCTGGTTCATTACCATAAGGGTATAGTTTAGTATGAGAGAGTTTCAAAATAACATAGCTAAAGATAAAAATAGGGATTCCAGAAAAGGCATAAATGATAAATTTACCTATTCCGGATAAAAAAGGTTGTCTAAATCTATTAGATAATAACAAAAAAATAGCGGTGCATAAAATTGAAGTTAATAAAGCAATAGAAATAAGAAAGATAGAGTTTTTAATTCCATATAAAATCTGTGGAAGTACCTCTTCCCCTCCTCCTTTTGTCTTACCAAAATCATGCCTAACAACTATTTTCTTTACCCAATTGAAGTAATGAAGATTCCATGAACTATTTTTACTATGGGCACTATAATAGTCATAACCACCTCCTGGTGAAAAATAGATTAATAAAAACACACATAAGCTGGCTATAAAAAGGCTAAAAATAGACCTGGCTATTTCTCTAATTAAAGTAATGAAAAACCTCATTGAAAGTAACCTTTATTCTCTAATATACCAATTAGTTATATAGGTAAAGAAATGATAAGGATGAATATCAACTCCTTTTAGTTCATTTGTTCTAACTCCTGCATAGGCAGGTAATGGGAATAAAAAAGTATAAGGGCAGTCATCATAGATGATTCTATCCATCTCATGTTTATTTTTTAATCTTGCTTCTGGATCCGAAAGGGTTTCATTTTCAATAATCAGTTTTTCTAAATCAGAATTCCTATATGAAACAAAGTTATTGCCTCCTTTTCGCATTTCAGATGGAGAAAAAATTTCTTCTACAATCTCCGCCTCTGGATGAAAATTCCATCTGCCAAAGGCAATATCAAAGTTTTTATCTCTTACTACCTCATTTATCCACTTTTTCATCTCCATATAATATACTCTTTCTTCGTTTCCTATCATTATCTTTACTCCAATATCTGATAGGCGTGTTTGATACATATCACAAATTCTACTAAATGCCTTCTCATTAGTA
Protein-coding regions in this window:
- a CDS encoding ABC transporter permease, with amino-acid sequence MRFFITLIREIARSIFSLFIASLCVFLLIYFSPGGGYDYYSAHSKNSSWNLHYFNWVKKIVVRHDFGKTKGGGEEVLPQILYGIKNSIFLISIALLTSILCTAIFLLLSNRFRQPFLSGIGKFIIYAFSGIPIFIFSYVILKLSHTKLYPYGNEPELFHYLVPGVILGIFEGTLNEMVRHSKEEIIAIKREPYILMAIAKGAKVWKHLKYSLIILISRVISSHLVILISGTVIVEQMFGLPGIGSLTWDSAKNRDTNLLLGILIIVISGVILLNFTNKLIQVVLDPRLRKI